The genomic interval GCCTGCGTTATCTGCTGCGGGACAGCGGCGCCTCGCTCATCCTCAGCCATGGCAGGCACGGCGAGCGCCTCGAAAGTCTGGCAGCGGCGCCAATACTCAGCCTCGATCGGGCGGCGGCCAGACTTGCCGACCAGCCGCAAAGCGCGCCGCGCGTCGATGTCGCGTCCACGGATCGCGCCTACGTCATCTATACCTCCGGCTCGACCGGCCAGCCCAAGGGCTGCGAGCTGACGCACGCCAACGTGCTGCGCCTGTTCGACGCCTGCGCGAATGCCGGCAACACCGACGGCACCGGCACGGCGGTCAGCCGTTTCCGTTTCGATGCCGACCAGGTGTGGACGCTGTTCCATTCCTACGCCTTCGATTTCTCCGTCTGGGAAATCTTCGGCGCGCTGCTGCACGGCGGCCGGCTGGTGATCGTGCCGCAGGAGGTCAGCCGCTCACCGTCGGACTTCGCCGAACTGCTGGCCGAGGAAAAAGTCACCCTGTTGAGCCAGACGCCTTCGGCTTTCCTGCGCCTGCTGGAACTGGCGCAAGTCGAGGCCGATGATGGCGATGCCAATGTCGAAGCCGATGCCGGCAAGGCGCCGCGTCGACGGGAAAAACATGCCTGGGCCAAATCGCTGACCCACGTCGTCTTCGGCGGCGAAGTCCTGGACTACGCCAGCCTGCGCCCCTGGTTCCGTCATCGGCTGAATCCGCAGGCGCATCTGATCAACATGTACGGCATCACCGAAACCACGGTGCATGTCACCTGGCGCGAAGTCCGGCAAAGCGAAGTGGAGGCTCTGGGGGCGAGCAGCAACGTCGGTCGGCCACTGGACGATCTTTCCGCCTACATCCTCGATGCCCACCTGCAGCCGCAGCCCGTCGGCGTGGCCGGCGAGCTGTATGTCGGCGGCGCGGGGCTGGCGCGTGGCTACCTGAATCGTCCCGAACTGACGGCGCAGCGTTTCATTGCCCACCCCTATCGGGCCGGGGAGCGCCTCTACCGCTCGGGCGATCTGGCGCGCTGGAACGCCCGGGGCGAGATCGAATATCTCGGCCGCCTCGACCATCAGGTCAAGATCCACGGCTATCGCATCGAGCTGGGTGAAATCGAGGCGCGCCTGTCCGCGCATCCGGCCATCGGCAGTTGCATCGTGCTGGCGGTCAAGGACATGCGTACCCTCGGCGATCGCCTGGTCGCCTGGTTCGTCGCCAGCGAAACGCTCACCGCCGGCCAGTTGCGCAGCCATCTGGGGACGAGCCTGCCGGACTACATGATTCCGCACGGCTTCCATCAGCTGGCCGAAATGCCGCTCACCGCGAATGGCAAGATCGACCGCAGCCGCCTACAGGCCGACCTGGCCGCGCGTCCGCAACTGGACGTGCCCTACGTGATGCCGGAAACGCCCATGGAAGTGCGCCTGGCCGAAATCTGGTCGGAAGTGCTGGGCGTGCAGCGCATCGGCCTGGCCGACAACTTTTTCGATCTGGGTGGCGACTCCTTCAGCGCTTACCGCCTGATGACGCGCATTTCCGACGAGCTGGGGCGCGATCTGCCGCTGGAATCCATCTTCCGTCAGCAGAGCATCGCCGCCATGGCGCAGGCGCTGGAGCGCAGCGCGGCGGAGGACGAGGAAGCAGAGTGCTCGCTGGTGCGGATACAGGCCGGCGAGCCGGGACGCATTCCCTTCTTCTGCGCCCACCAGGCCGGCGGCGATGTGCTGAGTTTCCGCGCGCTCAGCGAGGCGCTGGGGCCGGCGCGCCCCTTCTACGGCGTGCAGTCGGCCGGGCGTCTGCTGGGCGAGAGCCAGCATCACACGCTGGAGGAAATGTGCGCCGACTACCTGCGTGACATCCGCCGCGTCCAGCCGCGCGGGCCGTATCTGATCGGCGGCCATTCCATGGGCGGCAAGGTGGCCTACGAACTGGCCCGCCAACTGGAAGCCGCCGGCGAACGAGTGGGCGTGCTGGCGATCCTCGATTCGGACATCGTGAACAAGAACACCTCGATGCTCGATTCATTGATGCTGCTTTCGGAAACCTTCCGCCTGGGCATCCGGCGCGAGGCGCTGGCCGATCTCGAACCGCGGCAGATGATGGAATACCTGCTGACCGCCGGCAAGAAACGCTTCGCCCGCGTGCTGGAAATCGCCTACGACATGGACATCCTGCCACGCGGCTTCAGGACGCGCGATGCGGAGATGTTCCTCAACCGCATCGCCACCAACATCCACGTCTCGGATGCCTACCTCGCGCCGCCCATCCACACGCCGGTGACGCTGTTCCTCGCCACCGACCACACCGAAAACAGCTATCTCATCGACGTCGCCGCCTGGCGGCAGGTGGCGCTGGGCGGCCTGAAGGTCATCGACGTGCCGGGAAATCACCTGAACCTGATCCAGCGGCCGCACGTGCAAACCTTGGGCGGCATACTGGGCACGCTGATCAACGACTTCGCCGCCGAATTTGAGGAGCAACCATGAAACTCGACAACGACATGCTGACACGCCTGGGCAAAAGTGCCGGGCTGGAAGTGAATCTGGCCGCGCTGCCGGCAGAGCGGACTTTTCAGGAAGTCGGCCTCGATTCGATGGCGCTGATCAACCTGATGTATGCGATCGAGGACGAACTCGGCCTGACGCTGACGACCGAGGAAATGCTGGAAATCAACAGCATCGCCGATATGCAGCGCCTGATCGGCCGTCGCCTGGGCGAGGGCGGCTGAAGCGGCGATGGCGGCCATGCTGCTCCTGAGCTGGGGTTCGCACGGCGACGTGCTGCCCTTCGTCGCCCTGGCGCAAGCACTGCGGGAAGCCGGACACGAGGTCGCGCTCGGCGCCCAGCCGCATCACGCCGAACTGGTTCGTCGGCACGGCATCGCTTTCCATCCGCTGGGCAGCCAGACCACGCCCGCCGAGTATCAGCGGCTGATGACGACGCTGATCGACGAAGCCAATCCGCGCAAGCAACTGCACCATTTGCTGCAGGAAATGCTGCTGCCCGACCTCGACGCGCAATACCGGGACGCGCTCGCGCTCATGCCGGCTGCCAACCTGGTGGTGGCGCACTGGCTGCAACTGGCCGGCATGGCCGCGGCGGAAACCCTGGGCAAGCCCTGCCTGACGGTGAATCTGAATCCGCAGGGCATCATGGCAATCGCCCCTCAGCGGCCAGATATCGCAGCACAGGGCAGGACACGCAATCTGGGCCGCGAACTGGCCGACGGCCTCTGGGGCGAGGGCTTTCACGAATTCCGCGCCCGCCACGGCCTGCCGCCCATCGTTTCGGTGGCCGAATACGCCCAGCGCCGCGCGGCGGGCCTGCTCGCCGTCAGCCCGGCCTTGTTGACCAATGATGAAATCGCCGCCTGCAACTCGCAGCCGAATCACCGCATCACCGGCTTCTGGCAGCCGCCCGCAGAACGCGACTGGCAGCCCCCGGCCGAACTGGCGCAATTTCTCGCCGCGCCCGAACCTCCCGTCGTCTTCTGCTTCGGCAGCATGGCCGGCCGCGTGGAGGAACTGAACGCGATCGTTCTGCAGACCGTCCGCCGACTCGATTGCCGCGCCATCCTGCAGGGCGGCTGGGCTGGCCTGGGTGGCGAACTTGCCGCGACAAGCGGGAACATCCTCTGCATCGACCACGCGCCGCACAGCTACCTGTTCCCCCGCGTCGCCTGCGTGGTGCACCACGGCGGCGCCGGCACCACCGCCGCCGCGCTGCGGGCCGGCACGCCATCGGTCATCGTCTGGCACATGCTCGACCAACCCTACTGGGGCAATCGTCTGGCCCAACTCGAACTCGGCCCGGCCCCCTTGCCGCGCCGCGAGCTGCAGGCCGACCCACTGGCCGAACGCATCCGGCTCGCCATGAAC from Sterolibacterium denitrificans carries:
- a CDS encoding acyl carrier protein, which translates into the protein MKLDNDMLTRLGKSAGLEVNLAALPAERTFQEVGLDSMALINLMYAIEDELGLTLTTEEMLEINSIADMQRLIGRRLGEGG
- a CDS encoding glycosyltransferase, which codes for MLLLSWGSHGDVLPFVALAQALREAGHEVALGAQPHHAELVRRHGIAFHPLGSQTTPAEYQRLMTTLIDEANPRKQLHHLLQEMLLPDLDAQYRDALALMPAANLVVAHWLQLAGMAAAETLGKPCLTVNLNPQGIMAIAPQRPDIAAQGRTRNLGRELADGLWGEGFHEFRARHGLPPIVSVAEYAQRRAAGLLAVSPALLTNDEIAACNSQPNHRITGFWQPPAERDWQPPAELAQFLAAPEPPVVFCFGSMAGRVEELNAIVLQTVRRLDCRAILQGGWAGLGGELAATSGNILCIDHAPHSYLFPRVACVVHHGGAGTTAAALRAGTPSVIVWHMLDQPYWGNRLAQLELGPAPLPRRELQADPLAERIRLAMNDPIYKENCRRMAQRLGSEQGVGQAVGAIAQLLTPITDVV